One Pseudocalidococcus azoricus BACA0444 DNA segment encodes these proteins:
- a CDS encoding NAD(P)/FAD-dependent oxidoreductase, which yields MQEILYLEVPTPVTTDVQAWLQSQFQPFAGQIQATTAGIRWQFPGTASELSVFAWSLQRTTYLKVFRWGQSPVPQESSLLQHLKKSLHTAFPLQHPEPPEIDLSQNSIFTALEPFYPRTVKYFQQMPNGEADLQRVYWWEQRWRQGVRHPQAPQQVVSQSSELAETPNFDLIYIGGALGVVHAAVMARLGYRVLLLERLPFGRMNREWNISRAEFQHLIDLGLFTAAEFASIIAREYVDGFNQFFAATTPKHCQAPILHTPTVLNIALDSSRFLQLCGQKLRQAGGEIWDETEFIKATVHPNAVQIQATHRPTAQPQTATGRLLVDAMGTASPIAWQLNGGRAFDSVCPTVGAIISGLDPQVWDADYGDVLNSHGDLSRGRQLIWELFPAAGDELTIYLFHYHKVHPDNPGSLLEMYEDFFEILPEYRRCDLDDLAWIKPTFGYIPGHFSLYRQDRTIAFDRLVTIGDAASLQSPLVFTGFGSLVRNLPRLTDLLQTALKHDLLQSEQLNQIRAFQSNTAVTWLFSRGMMVPTGRNLPPNRVNAMLNTFFGILAGESPELADRFIKDRAGWWPFNRMAITAAWKNPGLLYWIWDMVGPWDMTRWLGSYFTFTWAAFLNALFGAWLPGLIRKSQAWLEPKFPQVWFRLLCWSYDLTYSVGQPRIEQTLPTLPRPGTTLPRPMVTAGTIQSPNP from the coding sequence ATGCAAGAAATCCTTTATCTCGAAGTTCCAACCCCCGTCACCACAGATGTCCAGGCCTGGTTGCAGTCCCAATTTCAGCCGTTTGCGGGGCAAATTCAGGCCACGACCGCTGGGATTCGCTGGCAATTTCCGGGGACAGCATCAGAACTGTCCGTTTTTGCTTGGTCACTCCAGCGCACCACCTACTTAAAAGTCTTTCGTTGGGGTCAAAGTCCGGTTCCGCAAGAGTCATCTTTGCTTCAACACCTGAAAAAATCTCTGCACACCGCTTTTCCACTCCAACACCCAGAGCCACCCGAAATTGATCTCAGCCAAAACTCGATTTTTACTGCCCTAGAGCCGTTTTATCCCCGCACGGTTAAATATTTTCAACAAATGCCCAATGGGGAAGCGGATCTGCAACGGGTTTATTGGTGGGAGCAACGCTGGCGGCAAGGCGTTCGTCATCCCCAGGCTCCACAGCAGGTTGTCAGTCAATCTTCCGAACTGGCCGAAACACCCAATTTTGACCTGATCTATATCGGTGGCGCGCTCGGGGTTGTCCATGCGGCCGTGATGGCACGTTTAGGCTATCGGGTCTTGTTACTAGAGCGGTTGCCCTTTGGCCGGATGAATCGGGAATGGAATATTTCGCGGGCGGAATTTCAACACCTGATTGATCTGGGCCTGTTCACGGCAGCGGAATTTGCCAGCATCATTGCCCGTGAGTATGTAGATGGGTTTAACCAGTTTTTCGCGGCGACTACGCCTAAGCATTGCCAGGCCCCGATTCTCCACACCCCCACGGTCTTAAATATTGCCCTCGACTCCAGCCGCTTTCTCCAACTCTGTGGCCAAAAACTCCGCCAGGCTGGGGGAGAAATTTGGGACGAAACTGAATTTATCAAGGCCACTGTTCACCCCAACGCGGTGCAGATTCAAGCCACCCATCGGCCCACGGCACAGCCCCAAACCGCAACTGGACGACTCTTAGTGGATGCGATGGGTACTGCTTCCCCGATTGCTTGGCAACTGAATGGCGGGCGGGCCTTTGATAGCGTTTGTCCAACAGTCGGGGCAATTATTTCCGGGCTAGATCCGCAAGTTTGGGATGCTGACTACGGCGATGTCTTGAACAGTCATGGGGATTTATCACGGGGGCGGCAACTCATTTGGGAACTGTTTCCGGCAGCGGGGGATGAACTGACGATTTATTTGTTCCACTATCACAAAGTCCATCCCGATAATCCCGGTTCTCTGTTGGAGATGTATGAGGACTTTTTTGAGATTTTGCCGGAGTATCGCCGTTGTGATTTAGATGACCTGGCCTGGATTAAACCCACCTTTGGCTACATTCCCGGACACTTTAGCTTGTATCGCCAAGATCGGACTATTGCCTTTGATCGCCTCGTGACCATTGGGGATGCCGCCTCCTTACAATCTCCCTTGGTGTTTACCGGGTTTGGCTCCCTAGTGCGGAATTTGCCCCGCCTGACGGATCTGCTCCAAACAGCCCTCAAACACGATCTTTTACAGTCCGAGCAACTCAATCAAATTCGGGCTTTCCAGAGTAATACGGCGGTGACTTGGCTATTTTCCCGCGGAATGATGGTTCCCACCGGGCGGAATTTACCCCCCAACCGTGTCAATGCGATGCTGAATACCTTTTTTGGGATTTTGGCGGGGGAATCACCGGAGTTAGCGGATCGGTTTATTAAGGATCGGGCTGGCTGGTGGCCCTTTAATCGGATGGCGATTACGGCGGCCTGGAAAAATCCGGGCTTACTCTATTGGATTTGGGATATGGTCGGCCCTTGGGATATGACCCGTTGGTTGGGGAGTTACTTTACCTTTACTTGGGCGGCGTTTTTGAATGCCTTGTTTGGAGCCTGGTTGCCAGGGTTAATTAGAAAGAGCCAGGCCTGGTTAGAGCCAAAATTTCCTCAGGTTTGGTTTCGGTTACTCTGTTGGAGCTATGACCTGACCTATTCTGTTGGCCAACCCCGGATCGAGCAAACCTTACCCACCCTGCCCCGGCCTGGAACAACCCTACCCCGGCCAATGGTCACTGCTGGAACTATCCAATCACCAAATCCGTAA
- a CDS encoding FtsW/RodA/SpoVE family cell cycle protein, with amino-acid sequence MKWWQFIPFVTPGIRTWNLEARLLHWLTLIWLGLGLLVLFSASFHTGLVETGDGLYFVERQCLWIFAGWIGFQFLIHTPLDRIARIALPGFFLTLGLVFATYLPGVGSTVMGATRWINLGIFQLQPSEFLKPFLVLQAAWVFSQWFRLKLASRLVWLGIFAITLLSILLQPNLSTTALCGMTLWFMALAAGLPYWQMGGSAFLGFGLALTSISLREYQRRRVMSFLDPWADQMGDGYQLVQSLLAVGSGGVTGAGFGMSQQKLGYLPVEHTDFIFSVFAEETGLVGCLFLLLLLVAYGTVAVRVADRTENPTKRLIVVGCLVIILLQALINIGVSIGILPTTGLPFPLFSYGGSSMIASLAIAGLLIRAARESQISDVRSINTQPARQPRIRQRKSKSASTSARFPIPSSKTIGL; translated from the coding sequence GTGAAGTGGTGGCAGTTTATCCCGTTTGTTACACCCGGTATTCGGACTTGGAATCTTGAGGCGCGGCTGCTCCATTGGCTCACCCTGATCTGGTTGGGACTGGGGCTGCTGGTCTTATTTTCAGCCTCCTTCCACACTGGCCTGGTGGAAACTGGGGATGGTCTCTATTTTGTTGAACGGCAATGCCTCTGGATCTTTGCTGGCTGGATTGGGTTCCAATTTTTAATTCATACGCCCCTAGACCGCATTGCTCGCATTGCCTTACCTGGTTTTTTTCTCACCCTTGGCCTGGTCTTTGCCACCTATCTTCCTGGCGTAGGGAGTACGGTCATGGGGGCGACCCGCTGGATTAACTTGGGTATCTTTCAACTCCAGCCATCGGAATTCCTCAAACCCTTTCTTGTGCTGCAAGCGGCCTGGGTGTTCAGTCAGTGGTTTCGCTTAAAACTGGCATCTCGCTTGGTTTGGTTGGGGATCTTTGCCATCACCCTGCTTAGTATTTTGCTCCAACCCAACCTCAGCACCACCGCCCTTTGTGGCATGACCCTCTGGTTTATGGCCTTGGCGGCTGGCCTTCCCTATTGGCAGATGGGCGGGAGTGCATTTTTAGGGTTTGGTTTGGCTCTAACTAGCATTAGCTTGCGGGAGTATCAACGGCGGCGGGTGATGTCGTTTCTAGATCCTTGGGCGGATCAAATGGGTGATGGGTATCAGCTTGTCCAAAGCCTCTTGGCCGTTGGTTCGGGCGGGGTGACGGGGGCAGGATTTGGGATGTCCCAGCAGAAATTAGGCTATCTCCCGGTGGAGCATACGGATTTTATCTTTTCGGTCTTTGCTGAAGAAACTGGCCTGGTGGGTTGCTTGTTCCTCTTGTTGTTACTTGTTGCCTATGGAACTGTAGCCGTTAGAGTAGCAGACCGAACCGAAAATCCAACCAAGCGGCTGATTGTGGTGGGCTGTCTGGTGATCATTTTACTCCAGGCCTTGATCAATATTGGTGTATCCATCGGCATCTTACCGACCACAGGGTTGCCCTTTCCACTGTTTAGCTATGGGGGAAGTTCAATGATCGCCAGTCTCGCCATTGCTGGCCTGTTGATTCGGGCTGCCCGGGAATCCCAGATATCAGACGTGCGCTCAATCAATACCCAGCCAGCCCGTCAACCCCGGATCCGCCAGCGCAAAAGTAAATCTGCTTCAACTTCGGCTAGATTTCCGATCCCTAGTTCTAAAACAATCGGTCTGTGA